CAGGGCCGGAGCGGGCCGAAGGAGGCGCGCACGGGGTGTTCCACAGCAAGGCGAAGCTCACCCCGGCGGCAGACGGCGAGGaacggcgacgaggcggcggcgcgacggagaggagcagcggcgggcggAGTAGCTCGCCggggctctgcgcggcgatGGAAGAGGCCGGATGAGGAGGGGAACGGgtcgaggagagggaggagatgcTCCCCAAGCGAGGAATCGAGCCACGACTCACCGGAGACGACGAATTgacggcgagggcggagctCGGACGGCGACAACAATGGGGAACGGggaaggagctagggtttgggcaaAGGGGCGGGTCTAGAAGGACGAGGAGAGGGCGAGCGGATGGATAAGGACGCACGCGCGGAACGAGGATCGCCGATGCGTGGAAcgaggatcgccggcggcgagggcgacgtGCGGCGCGCCGCGATTCATGCTCTGCCCACCGGAGCTGGGCAGAGGAAAACCAGAagttccggtttttgaacccggAGCTTCCGGAATTTAAATTTTTCAACTCGAGATGTTACACTACGGGTAGGCGCAAAACCGAGTCGCGCCGTCGAGGGGATCATCGTGGCGGCGCTGGATTGATCAGGCGGCCAACGGCGGCGCTACGAGGACGGCGGCATCGGCCCGAGGCACCGTCGACCTCGCGGCGGGCGTGGCGAGGTGCCGAGTGCGCGCTGGATGCGGCCAACGGCGCCCCAGCGAGGATGGCAGCGTCggcccgaggcggcggcggcggcgcgaggtgaGCGTGGCGAGGGCTGGATGCGGCAAACGGCGGCGTAGctaggacggcggcgcggcgaggacggcggagtcggcccgaggcggcggcggcgcgaggtggGCGTGGCGAGGGCTCGATGCGGAAATCCCGGGTACCGATCGAGGAAGGGATGCGACGATCGTAGCGCGCGGGACCGATCGAGGAAGGGGTCGACGCACCGAGCGGGACGACGGGAAGGAGCGACGTACTGTCGCCTCCTTGAAATTATTAGTTGTATTTATAAGAGATTGTAGACCTGCCAATTAGAGTTTCTTATCGCATCGCATAGGAACACCAACAAGAACAGATCCGGCCGCCTTATCTCTCACCGCCGCCATGGCGACGAAGGCGTCGGCCGTCCTGCGGGCTGCCCGTAAAGCATCACTCGCATCtcgcgccgctgctgcagccgcATCTCGCGCCGCTGCGGTGGCATCCCGCTCAGCGCGTGTGGCCCGCGTAGCCGCAGACATCGCTTGCGCCGCCCGCTTAAGCTCGGACCTCATACGCCACCCCAAGAGCTGCTCAGATCCCCGCTTCCCTACCAGCGCTGATTACGAGGACTTACCAGGTATAAACCAACCTCACCTCaccctcttctctttttttttgttgaatcaACCCCaccctcttctcttttttttttggttgaatAAACCCCACCCTCTTCCTGTTAAAGGAGGTCCTAGTTTTCCTAGATAGCTAGGGAGGAGGTCCTAGCTCGCGTGGAAAACTCAATTGCATGAAATTCATTGTGTGTACTTGACACTACTAATTCTTATGAAACTACAGAGGATGCTACGATTCCAACGGACAAGGACCTTGAATCGGATGATGCTGTTTGGGCCTTATATGAGCGCTGGTGCGAGGCTGTGGGCAAGAACCGTAACTATGGCGAGATGATTCGCCGGTTCAAAATATTCAGATATAACGCGGAGGTCGCGCAAAAATGGAACACTGGTGTTCCTTCAGATCCAAAGAAAGCAGCCATTTGCCGGCGTAAAAGGAGGTCAAATTACTTCTTTCAAAAGGCAAAGATGTCTCACACTATGAAGACTGGCATCGGCCAGCGATGTTAGGTCCACTTGCAGATGGGGGAGATCCTTTCTTTCGTGAATGTGATTATAACTTGTTGAAGTATCTCGAGAAGAGGGATGTGTGCCTTGCCGCATTTTTTGCTTTTTAATCCTTTTTACAAAAGAATTTTCTATTTAGACCCCTGACAAAACGAATAGCGTCTTTGGACCCAAAAGGTCGGCGCCATGATCTATGGCGCCGAAATAACACGTCTCGGCGCCATAAATTATGACGCCGAGTTATGTGTACCTATTACACGTGGCAGCTGAGGTGGCACAGACGTGGCAGGACACTCGGCGCCACAAATCtcggcgccgagctcggcgccaaGATCTGTGGCGCCGAGCTCCCTGCCATAACGCCGCCCCTCCTGTCTCTCTGGCCTCTCTTTCGCCTGCTGCAGATGGACACCAGCCGCTCGCGCCTGACGTGCTTGCTGTCAGGAGTCAGGACCTGCTCCGTCTGCAGCAGGATCTATGGCGTGCTTGGTTTCACATCTTGCCAAAGTTGTTTTTGTAGCAAAAGCTCGGCCATCTGCTCTGCGCCATGCTTGGTTTCAGGATCTGCTGGATTGATCATTGATTCGCTAAAACAACTCTGGCCGCATGCAGGTCTAGCGGAACCTCGCTACAAAAACTAGGATACCAACTTTTCTTCTATACTATTGCAATATCAACTTATTAAACACAATTGAAATGTCAGTATATTTGCATGCCAGTTTACAAGAACTTGGTCAATGGATTTAAATCATCAACCAACAGATACATATAAACACAAATAATCACAGAACAAGGCCTTTTTGTTTTAATAGGAAAAAGAAAGCTACAATCTTTTATCAAATGGAAAACACAAGATGTGTGATATCCAATGAGCTCCACAACTCCTCTCCACAGATTCGCTCCTGCAGATTCATTAAGATAGTTagacaaagctacacagaaaaCTATTTCAACTAATATACAAGAGTGAAAGCACTCACAATCATGTGGGCAGCAAAATTACCTATACAGATAGATTATGTTAGTGTCATGCATCTCTACAAATTATCATGCCAATTGATGTCGTTTACAGCCTTGATTCAGTCAGGGCCTGCATGGATAGGATGACAGGGATGGATGAAAATTAACTGAAACTGCTGCACTCTGGATGCATACATCACTAGGAACATGTAGTGTTTCAGATGTTTCTGCTGCACAATGTAGTGTGAGTTTCTGACGAACCTTTGCGCACAATTGCCAGCACGCCTCATGCCCACCAAGAGAGCCCCTGCATCTTAATCTTCAGAAACAATGTCACCGCCAAAGACCAACAATTTGTCACCTTAATTTGCCATGGTGTCTCAAGGTGGAACGGAACACTGAATGATGGCACTCCTAAACTTGCTGCATACAGAGAAAACATTCAATTTGTCTTTTAACAAATGGTGTTTCGTCATCATTCAGAACTGCTCACTGAACTTGCCGCATACAGAGAAAACATTCAATTGCAAACTGAACTAAGTTCACAGCCTACAATTGAAACCAGATCACAATGTAACCAGGCTCAAAAGCGATACCTGGAGATGTAGTACTTGGCCCCTCTCTCCACCGCAGGCTCACCGTCGGCGTCAACAACCCCCCCTCTCCCGCGACCTGGTCCATGCGGCCGCGCTGGTGGCAGCCGAAGCAAGTAGAGGCGGAAGGCGACGCCCTCAAACGGGTGGAGGTGGGGGCGACGAGCGCCGGCATGGTGCGCGCCGGCGATTGGGGGCAGCGAGCGCCGGCCTGGTGCGCggtcggcgagcggcggccaggCTGCGCGCGCGGAGGATGGGAGGGCGGCGACTGCCGGCCGGCTgcgcgcgcggaggaggcgaGGTCGGCGAGTGCCGACCGGCTGCGcaagcggaggaggaggcaagAGCAGGCGGGCGACGAAAGAGAGGCCAGAGAGACAGGAGTGGCGGCGTTATGgccagggttttatttcccaaccggaaaccggttaccgccgccctctggtaccggtttaccggaccggttaggccggtaaccggtggaaaccggttgaattcaaataaattcaaataaattcaaattttcccgtgcaaccggttccgaccggtttaccggccggttttaccggtttaccggtcggtttgaccggtttgaaattcaaacgcTCCCGTGCAatcggtttaccgaccggttttaccggtttaccgaccggtttgaccggtttaccggccggtttgaccggtttgatcggtgggccttcatgggccggcccattttttttctttttcttttttgatttaactttaaattctcacaaactatactaaatgaatgaatttttgagaaaatttgacaccattagattcatcacaccttgaagtatttttaagaattttttaggaattttttattttttgaatttaaatttaaaatttgaattttggccggttgggtaccggccggaaccggaaccggaccggaccggtttgaccggtaaccggtcaaaccggaccggttcccaccggttaggttaaccttggtTATGGCAGGGAGCTCGGCGCCACATATCTTtgcgccgagctcggcgccggGATTTGCGGCGCGGAGTGTCCTGCCACGTCTGTGCCACCTCAGCTGCCACGCGTAATAGGTATACACAACTCGGCACCATTATTTATGATGCCAAGATGTGTTATCTGGGCGCCATAGATTATGGCGCCGACCATTGGGTCCAAAGACGCTATTCGTTTCGCCAGGAGTCTAAATAGAAAATTCTTTTGTAGAAAAGATTAAAAAGCAAAAAATGCGGGTGTGcccagggttttatttcccaaccggaaaccggttaccgccgccctccggtaccggtttaccggaccggttaggccggtaaccggtggaaaccggttgaattcaaatccaaattcaaataaattcaaattttcccgtgaaaccagttccgaccggtttaccggccggttttaccggtttaccggccggttttaccggtttaccggtcggtttgacaggtttgaaattcaaacgcTCCCGTGCAatcggtttaccgaccggttttaccggtttaccggccggtttgaccggtttaccggccggtttgaccggtttgatcggtgggccttcatgggccggcccattttttttctttttcttttttgatttaactttaaattctcacaaactatactaaatgaatgaatttttgagaaaatttgacaccattagattcatcacaccttgaagtatttttaagaattttttaggaatttttcattttttgaatttaaatttaaaatttgaattttggccggttgggtaccggccggaaccggaaccggaccggaccggtttgaccggtaaccggtcaaaccggaccggttcccaccggttaggttaaccttgggTGTGCCTCGCTCCTAAAGATGTTACAGTGTAGTGTGCTTGGGGAAATCCCAGACCTTGAATGCGCCAAATCACTTGAATGCAGAAAGTTTAGGCTTTTTTGTTCCATGTACTAATGTACTAAGATACTAGGCCTGGCCGCACACTTTCGCCACACGCGGGGTGATGTGTCTGTTTGTTTTCGTTTATTGTTGTGATTCTTCTCCTATTGAGGCTACATCACTTTGTTCATCATGAGTGACAGTAATCGTACATTGTGGACTAGCATGGTTTGCCTGTGGATTTCCCTTTTACATTGTTGTGCTATATGTATTCTTTTGATCATTCATTTGGATCTTTCTTTATTAACTTATATAATGGTTAGATATGAAGTCAGAATAGAATACAGAGGGGATGCAAGGCAACTTAGAACAGTATACATATGCAAATAGTGACTGGattcattttttttagattaagggacAATCCGGTCTTGAACATTCACAGGTGAATGTCTACGATCATAAAGGAATACATCTGACCACAAGCCCAGAAGTTTACATGAGTACTTAGACTCCAAACCTCAATCGAGAACACAAAAGACAAAAAAGGAAGacataaaaaagaaaacaaaagactaaGCTTTGAACTTCTTCTAGATCCTTCCTTCAACCTTGCTTTGGTCCTCGTGTCTACAAGAATCCCGCATCAATTGTCTTCTTAGAAATTCTTGATGTAAGAATCGTCGACATTCCCGTGTCTTCCGATCACCTTGTGATCTAGAAACCGCACTGAGTCGATCTCTACCATGCTAATAGATCAGACACTGCTATTGCTCGAAGTCGACTATGGTGTCGCAAACAAGGACTCCAAGACGACGCCTCAAGAGGATAGCAACATTACGATGCTGCCGTCGCCCGAACCAGTGAGTCGGTTCTTCGGTTTTCACCTGGATCTGTCCCTGCAGGTTGAGGTCCATGCTGGGATGGGCTCCGGATGACGCCCCCAATGGCGAGGGCGTCGTCGCCATCACCGTCAGCAGGAATGCCGGCAAAGCTTTCGTCTGGAGAATCTCATCGACTGCACCCATCCTGACACCTCCCAGGCGCAGCGCCGCCCCATCTAGAGCCGCGTCACAGCTTCACGCCAGCCACCCATGGGCCGCGACGTAGCCACACCACCGCCTCCGGACACCGCTGCAGACCGTGCCGTCTCCCGCCTTTGCGCACTAGACGCCGCCGCGGGGACACCTCGGCCGCGAAGAGCCGCTGCACAGACCGCGTCCACCACTACTTCCGTGCCTCTCGGGGCCTGGTTGCCCACGCCCACGCGCATGCAAACCACCGTGCCCGCGCTCAGGACCCGCTAATCACTGGCCGGCGCGGGGGAGCAGCCTGCTGGCACGCACGCCGACGGATCCGGGCGCGGGGACACCGGatccgcgctcgccggcgccggatccggccacccATGCCGCGCCGCCACGAGCAGCTCGACCTGACAGGCGAGACTGGATTCATACATGGAGCATATAATTAATGGGCTTTGCTTAAATATCCAAATCTTCCTAAGTGTGTCCGAATTTCCTCTTATCAAAGAAGCGGGAGACAGCAGCAGCTAAGCATGTCCATGATATAAAAGTGGGGAATTCCGGGTATTAATTAACTACTTGGCTCTCTGAAAGGCAACGACCAGCTGCACAGACCACAAGTAACAGAACTTAGCCTAGGAGAAACCACACAGATGAAGGTAAACACACAATTACAGACTCCAGACAAGCAATTGCGACgatggccctgtttagttcccaaaaaattttctatagtatccgtcacatcaaatattcaGACATATATATGGatcattaaatgtagttgaaaaaaataactaatgacacagtctaactgattagcacgagatgaatcttttaaatctaattagttcataattaaatattaatcaTCAAATAATAACGAAAATGCTACATtgtcaaaatccaaaaaaaatcgcgaactaaacagggccgatGAAGACTAGCTGGGGTAGTTCTGTGAGGGTGACATTAAGTTGATGCGCGATGCTtcagagagagaggaagaatagGTTGATTAAAACCTGCTCATGTTTGCTCGCATGACAAAAAGTGGACGCGTGGCGCTCAGCCGTAGCTTTgggtatttttcaaaaaaaacctCCAACTTTATAGGAATCACAATATAATCCAACACACCTGACCCACACAGTAAGCACGTATATATATTTTACAAATAAAACCTCGTACCAAAATTTATTCAACACAAAGGAGAAAAAATCGACAATACAGAAACCACCCCGAGGCGGTTTCCAAACACCCCCTCCCACCACCCAGCCGGCCAACTCCCCACCCACCAACCCGAGGGGAATCCTAACCCTccgccctctctctccctccccgcgccgccacctccactcCCTTTCTCCTCTCTGACTCCCTGCCACAGcttcctcccctccccttcttcgCCGCTCCTCCtactctccgccgccgccgtcggaggGGGAGtagccggccgcgccgccgtcggcggcgagggcggcaggCGGCTGCGCATCGCCAGCACGAGCGAGGGCGTAGTGTTTGTGGCCGCATCGGTCGACCGCTTCCTGGCGGACGCCTCGcttgccggccgccaccgcgccaaAACCGGCTGCCCGCTTGCTCTCGCGGTGGACGCCGTCCTCCCCCATGCGCCATCCGGCCATCCCTCCCTGCTCGcatgccggccaccgccgcgcccccacGGCCTCCGTTGCCGAGCGTCGTGCCGTGCCATGCTGGGCCGCGCGCCGAGGCCCCTGAGCATTGGGGGCAGCATGGACGAGGAGGAAAGGGACAGGGATGGGCACTCCCTCGGTGCAGTGTCGCCCGTTGCTCTGCACTCGTGACTGATGCCGATCTCTACTA
The nucleotide sequence above comes from Panicum virgatum strain AP13 chromosome 3K, P.virgatum_v5, whole genome shotgun sequence. Encoded proteins:
- the LOC120701371 gene encoding uncharacterized protein LOC120701371, which translates into the protein MATKASAVLRAARKASLASRAAAAAASRAAAVASRSARVARVAADIACAARLSSDLIRHPKSCSDPRFPTSADYEDLPEDATIPTDKDLESDDAVWALYERWCEAVGKNRNYGEMIRRFKIFRYNAEVAQKWNTGVPSDPKKAAICRRKRRSNYFFQKAKMSHTMKTGIGQRC